ctgtactttggaaatttatattcattaaataaaagattaaaaaaagagaggagatGACATTCACATTGATGTTTTAGAAAAACCATCCTGATTGTAAGTAGAGAAGGGCTGGAGGGAAGAGACACTTCAGTCAGGGCACACCGTGTatctgtctgctccatttcccacctcTCACTTTCGAGAAGCTCACcctagagaaagagaactcctcATGCCAAAGTCCAGATTCCCTAGGGAAGATGCGCTTGAGAGACCCAATTtgttagggaaaaaaagagagctcTCCTCACCCTTGCTCTCTGGCCCAAGGTCAGGCCTAAGGGAAATGAGTTAACATCCACAATCACTATAAGCAAATCTCATATAGAATCTGTATCCGGGAAGTTCAGGCTTCAGTGTTGCAGACAATAAAACTCCATTACCCCCCTGAGCATTAAAGGGCACGATAAGGAGGAGCAAGGTGCATACCCACCGTGACAGACAGCAGGATCAACTGGGAACAAAGATTAggtatgttttgtttttcacctcCTTGAAGAGTTCATGGTTGTCACAGTAACTTTTTGAAattgaataaaaacaaacattttcattATCAGTAATAAGATAGCTCTCCaagaaaaaaaacttcattaTGCCATTCCTCAGAGAGGTAAGTATGCCCTGGGCGTACCTGAGAATGTCAGAAGTGAATTTTGGGACCACctatgtggcacagtggattaaagccatggcctgcagtgccagcatcccatatgggtgcaagttcaagtcctggctgctccacttcccatccagctctctgctatggcctgggaaagcagaggatggcccatttCCTTGAcaccctgcacctacgtgggagaccctgaagaagctcctggctcctggctttggattggcccagctctagccattgcaaccatttggggagtgaaccagcaaatggaagacctctatctctacctctctctgtaactttgcctttaaaataaataaaataaatcttttttttaagaaaaagaagtgaattTCTACACTTGATACTTTCTTAGACCATAAGACAGATATTGTCagaaggcatttcaaaaagtaaaaacaaataacctgcattttctttcctccttcaatATTTAATTCCAAGATAGAAACAGGCTACAAGGACATTGGAAATTTAATTTCATATGAGATCCtaatgaaaaggaagaaattttaaTTGTCTTCTCAGAACAGTTTCACTACTTCATTATCAATATCATTTGAAACAGGTTTATTAGCTTCACAACAACCAGGATCAACACATAAGGGAGATACTTCATGAGTGAAAACTTCAGAAGACTGGATAACATGGGCTTATTTCCTACACCTgctttatttacatgaaaatctTCTTTGCTTCCTCTAACATTTTCTCATCCATAGGAGGCTTCCTCtggctgccaggctgcagaaacTTCTTCACGGTGGGGAGGCTGCTGATTCTGGTTTTCAGGGCCTGCAGTGCACAAGTCACAGCCTCAGACAGGAGCAAAGACCACCCCATCATTAGCACAGCCCAGGAAGTCTGAGCCCTCCTAGACAAAGACCAACTAAGCTCCTTCCATCAGCACGGGTATGGAAGCTGGGGAATAGACCCTAGTTAGTatgaagataaaagaaagaaaatatggttcAATAACATATTCCCCAGAACATTATTAAGACTTTACATTCCAGTTATCCCCAGGTTTCTCCTTACACCTTAACTCTATACTTTCTTGGGTTTTTTAGAATATAGTGAAGATCAATGTGTGTATTGGGCCCTTTATAAGATCAATGTATGTATCAACACACAGAAGTCTCCAACAGGACAAATAAAATGTGGGCAAGTTGATTAGCAATTGTAGATATAAAAGACTAAAGGCTAATCAAGGGCCAGTCACAGTCAATTTCCACACTATGATATAGCAGTGGGGGTTGTGGGAGCAGAGGATGGGGAGAGAACTGTGCAGATAGCAATACAAGGTCTGACAGTTAGAGGCAGAACTGAGAAAGGGAATTCACACAAAAAGAGAGCTGCTCAGGTGGACTCAGTTtggacaaacacagacacacctgGGATaaacagaatcacagagaaaTCAGGAATAGCAAAGAAGAGGGGACTTGAGAGGGAGGACATGATGGGTTTCGGGTCCTTctctaaaaatgcaaatattcttcACTGGCAtctatctgtgattttcttgcttaAGAAGACGATTTTTAATGTACTAGATCTAGAGCCTGGAAACTCCTGACCCCGGGGGAAGGATGAAGAACATGAGAAGGCTCAGACTCAGAACACCTTCAGTCCAGAGTATAAATATTAGATTCCAAGTGGGACACATGGGTTGTTCCCTCTGAGGACTGTGAGGTAGGTCACCTGCAACTGAGGGAAGCTGGTGATCGCACCGGGGTCGAGCTCTTCCACGTTGTAGAGAAGTTCAACCAGGAGAATGTCAGCCTTGCTCAGCTTGTTGCCAACAAGGTAGTCTTGTCCATGGCTCTTCAACACCTGGTGAATTCAAAGAATCAGATCATGGTCACAGGCACAGTCAGGCTGGAGCCTTGCTCCTCCCTGAGCCTCTCCTGTCCAACTCTCCTAGCTCTGCTGTCTTGTTGAGTGTGTTGGGGTCGGGGAGGTGACATGGAGAGAAGATTCAAACCTTCTTCCAAAGCTCTTGGGTCATGGAGGAGAGCATGAAATGTGGCTCTGTGTACTCCTTGGTTGGAGCCCAGGCTCCTGTTTCCTTCTGATCCCCACATCCCTGTGGCATCCACACCATCCACTCTCATTTGCAACTTCACCATGTCCCAAAGGCTTAGCCCCTGCTGCCCCATATTGCCATCTGCCCCACACTCTGAAGTGTGCAGCCCTGGCATTTCTAGTTGTGCTTCTCTACTCTGCTTTGTCTCAACTCCAGATTTGGGCAACAGCTCCACCTTGAAGACAGCTCTCTTCCAAGGAGGAGACTATTTCAGACTCTACAGGTCTTCCTACCCTATGTTTCTGGGATCTAAAGTAAACTTGGCTGAACTTGAATTCATCATCTCTTTCGAAGTGTTGGTTATGACTCCTAACTCACCAGTGTTAGAATCTTCAGTTGAAGTGTCTACATTGGGGAGAACTGCACTGTTGTCTGCAACCTACTTTGTAGTGCATGAAAGAAATGACATTTGGTGGACAGAGGGGTTGAGAGGTGAGCAGGTGTGACAAGCAAAGATAATAAGCTATCAAGCTTGATATCCTGGTGGTAAGCATATACatgttcattttctatttcattcatcTTTTGTGGATGTATGAAACTTTGTATACTAATTTTGGGGTTATTTgtgatattaattaaaatattccagtaatattaaaattataaataatgagGAGAAAAAGCACATGTGGTACATCAATTAAGGATAATATCTTGGCAAATATTCTTTCAgatacacatatatttacatatacaagTAAAAGCTGGATGACTACCTGGTACAAAACAATACATCAAAtactatattattaaaataaactttgatCATGTATATTCATGAGCTTTTCAATTTCCTAGGAATTAAATAGACAAAATGTCTGTGTCAACCTACAAATTCTTATGTTGAGATCCTAACCCTTAATGTGATGCTGTAGTAGGTGGAATCTTTGGGAGGTGATTGAGTTATGAGGGTGGAGCATCTATGAATGGCATTAGAACTATTATAGAAGGGACCCCAAGAACCCTCATAATCATTTGTCATGTGGGGACACAGCCAGAAGTGGGATGTCTGTCCTCAAGTCCTCATCAGTTACTGGATCTGCCATTGCATTGATCTTGTACTTTCCATCCTCTAGGACTGTGAAAGACATCTATTGTTAGACTCCCTCACTTTATGGTATATTGTTACAACAGCACATTCAACTGCTAAGATTCCCTCTATATTTTGTGCCCTTTATAAGTTAaaaagcagaggggccagcatcttggggcagcaggtgacgccCGCATCCGATATGagggctagttcaagtcctggctgctctgctttccatccagctccctgataatgcacctgagaaagcagtagatgacgaCCCTACTAagttccctgccaccctcatgggagacccagacggaattcctagctcctggatctggctttgacctggctgaattctggccattgggaccatttgcaaagtgaaccagcagatgaaaaatatctctctctgtttgtcctgtctctaactctacctctaactctgactttcaaataaataaataaataaataaatcttttcacaaaaaatttaaaagcctcCACTCACCTTTTCAAAGGCAGGAAAATAGCGATTCTTCGCTTTGTCTTTGAGCTCCGCAAGCTTTGTTTCTTTGACCCCAGGTGGATGCATGGGGAAAACAATGGTCATTTCATTCAAATCTGCCACACCTTCCACATACATATCAATCCTGGGAGACACAAGCAACCAATGGTCAAATGCTCCTGCcttaaaccttttaaaatttttaagaaatactgaTTTAAGTAATTCATTAAACTCTAATTTTTCTAAAGTATTGAAACTCTGTCTTCTATTTAACTGTATAAAAGATAGTTCTATTACTTGTTAGCCCTTAAGGTTCCGACAAAGACACCCCAACTTTACTCATGTTTCTCTGAGTCTTGTTTTCAAGTGGAGTTTGTCTTTGGGCCAGGCTTAGGTCAGCCTGTCTTGTAGCATGAATCCTCTTGAGTCATTTCTAGGAGAATCCCCCTCCCTTGATAGCTGCTCACATTTGATATTTGATCCAATTCCTCACCCTTCACACTGGATATATAATCATTCTGGTCTGCCTTGAACAAGAATTCTGTTAAGTTAGGCTTAGCAAGGATCTTCATCTCCTGGATGTATCCTCTAAGTAGCTTTTTGAATTTTGCATTAACATATAATACTTATACAATGTATGGGGTTCAGTATGATATTTCAACAGAAATAAACAGCATAAACCAAGCATATGACAGCTAGCTTTTCCAATTCatcatcttttcttcatgtttggagcctaccagctcctctctaccaGTTCTTTAGACAGAATATGATACACCATTGTAAATTATAGTTACTTTCACTGTGCTGCAGAATGCCAGAACCTGTTCCCTTCACCCAAATGTTTGGTATACATCCTCCAGGTTCTCTTATCCCCCAGCCTTCCCACATCTCCATAGGACTTTGCTGCCATGGTCCTCCTCATCCCCATGTCACGGTCCTGCTCACTCAAAGCAGGACCCACATCATCCCTGTGTCATCTGCTGATATGAGAACAAAAAATATACCGTACAGGGCTCTCTCCTTCATGTCTTTCCCATAGAGGTTCTGCTTGCTGGCAATGTAGTTGATAATAGCCCTGGTCTGCACCAGCTTCATCCCATCAATCTCAACCATGGGCACTTGCCGATACATCAAACTCCCATCTTTggatagaagaaaacaaaaagaagagtgAAATATCTATGATTCCCAttctttgaagatttaaaaaatgctttggaaatgactgaatatgtaaaattaaactaaaatttttagTTGTTAGCTTTGAAGCAaactaacatttttaatttcctgtAATCCTTTCTCATTGATTTTCCTTTAGTTTCTACCCTGCcattcaatagacatttttttgtCCCATCCAGATATATTGCACACCCCAAAACGTTTTGTGCTTACTTTGTCTTCAAGGatattgtagaaagaatttggccAGGGCTTTCCTGGAGTAGCCAGGTACCATTTAAGGTCCCGCATTCCCAGAGTCTTGTGGTGGTCATGACACAAAAAAGTTTTGAGAGAGATTTCTATGTAGGGTCCTTTGTGCACTCTTTGGATAACACCACTGGACAAAGTATAAGGAAGGCCTGTGTGCTTGATTCCACAGACGCTGGTCCttgctcttcctcttcctcctcccccatgcTGTTACCTGAGCTTGAGAGTAAATCAGCACCATCTCATTATCAAGCTCACAGTTTTGCAGGGCAATCACCTTGTCAAACCAGGGAGAGGAAAGAACACAAGAAAACTGCCTGACTTGAGGGAGTTGCTTCCTGTTCCAGGAGTCTTACCCTTTGCAATATAAACACTCTCTCCACCCTCcacaaaaccacagtaaaaatggatagGCATTGCTTGGTATTTAAACTGGATACCCTCATAGAGTCATTTAAATAGATGGTCTTACCATTTCTTATCCTATCCCAGTCTTCTCGAGTTTCTATAAACTTCTCTTCAAACTGAATATAGAAAGAGTAAATGAGTCTGTGTTAGTTCATGCCATAGTATTACCAGGATTTTATATTTGAATAGGCCCTGTGTGGCACATAAAGAGCAGAaggtaagatttcttttttttttattttttaacttttatttaatgaatataaatttccagtgtacagcttatggattacaatggcttccccctcccataacttccctcccacccgcaacccccccctctcccactccctctccccttccatttgcatcaagattcattttcaattctctttatatacagaagatcaatttagtatgaagatttcaacagtttgcacccacatagaaacacaaagtgaaacatactgtttgagtactagttatagcattaaatcaaaatgtatagcacattaaggacagagatcccacatgaggagcaagtgcacagtggctcctgttgttgacccaacacattgacactctagtttatggcgccaggaaccatcctaggctgtcgtcatgagttgccaaggatatggaagccttccaagttctccaactctgatcatatttagacaaggtcataaaagacagagtgaggatagtaaccaatgatcctaagagtggcatttaccaggtttgaacaattatacagcattaagtgcggaagaggaccatcagtacacacaggttgggagtagagccattggtggtagagtagaggttatgattacaaaggaatgaggcccaagtgcactagacagggcctagaacaaaggacagagtcattattagaggagctaagaaaggtgctgtctaagctacaagtaatttttctgattgagaggcaaatagaacctgatagaaggggcttgataataatctggtgggctttaggccttgtaaattcagaggcccagacctatctatctcttcacatggggtatatcctaagggaggtgtgaacctcctaggggaaggcactctgttgactttcattacttggctggcctgggaggagagctggccaggtaaaggcagggggcatctctaacgagaaatttacagttctgcctgcaatgttgctgaccctacttgaccaacccctcagctgtagtggtcactttggaagttgggctgagtgaagggcttttcagcttagagccaataagatctgtggctctgacctgggcatcctttgactccagggcaggtccatttccagtgatccaactcttggcagagctgccagggctcttcacaagctgacttctgctgaagcccaggcttaccacattgaaagccactgcagtggactggcctgtagggtctccttgagggcagatcactgtccagatcagccattaataggcctgccacccattgcttctgatgcctagctttcttttcctcctggtttgtgttaaagcagaccagaggatgcaagtcaagggagtgcccaagtcccatctctaatcttcggtggcctgaactacaagtctatagtcacaggcatgttctgtagtagtttttctaaggtagacaatgcccatgaggaaaattatattctcactttaaaactttctttccctttggtctgaaagggaggttttttctacttactgtatacttcgctgatggcgaagtgaatctagctatgagattattatttaagttcttattttggctatgctattacagaaaaatgttagccatctcttttataaggtctaaagattaaattgtgcatcctacagattccttcataatagaattagtttcctaccttgaagagaatagagaaatgaaagaacaagttgggcttagaatagagaaatgagggagcaagtcctagatcgcttgctgacaatagcaatattacatgaatacttagcaaaccgtttcaaccattagataacaacttaataaaacatttaccagaaggtccaatgccttctataaattttaagaatcatgtatttgaaaacacctctgaaatatctaacatggtgtagtttgtttagccagtaaacttaagcacaaccatataaaatgtttttagtttctttctaccaacaggtataaaacatatgatacacagattcaggtcccacaaattaaaatgtatctttgattgattttagcagcttaaatttatggacaatcttatctataagccatttaaaataaaattcttaataaaatttccccatgtggacatacaatatgtacacacatataatatagcataatagaccaatatagcaattttaataatagcttttaaaatctttaactctttttgtagattgctaattgatttgaattgcttttttagtaacctcagttaaccatactttctctcagttggtactgttaatacattctgggcttcatctgtttacagagccatcccaaagaactgaatacaatagaagtggctggaaaaagtccataggaacctataggaggacagctaaacacagaaccaacaacgctttagttttatgagcagcacatcatatataactatggatgacaaaagactttaagtcgccatgtttaaaattataaactcatcaaccaacaagaggcacttgcttatttcacagtagttttgaaagcacctgtaggattttataagtatttaaccctttaggcctctggggctttctcattaagataactatcatgtctagtaacacaagatcattagactttttaattctcaaacatttgtattaatagcattttccattatagaaacttaaagtctggtaccacatcacatcttgacagtccttctaatatactccaaatagcctgattagttggtgtctctataagatgagagacataggtccttcgattttttcagttgggcccaaactggaaaaaccaaagtccaggatttactggaaattttagagaccagattgtttgaaactttgattttttgaatgcctgtcaagaatgccaagaaggctcaaaatccaaaatatctggttgaaataagattccttaaaatcatgacataacatagaccaaatttgatcattgttacaaggtgattattcaaatttttgaaaaaagcacatatttaaataacccatagctcttaataaaaattcagctgtttttgaacaattagaatttaacagacatcaagagaacataatagattactttaacacattgctttaacagagcatcagagtttaattctatgtcaaatgaaattgagcttcctgtgatcttttgctgtaaagtttccttcctttaccttctttcatattggtgaccatgtttctgtgtttctgtgtgtaacacatctttaagcatcttttgcagggcaggatgagtggcaacaaattctttcagtttctgtttgctatgaaaagtcttaatttcaccttcattcacaaatgagagctttgcaggatatagtattctgggctggcagtttttctctcttagtacctgggctatgtctcgccattcccttctagcttgtagggtttctgatgagaagtctgctgtgagtctaattggagatcctctaagagtgatctgatgtttctctcttgcacattttaggatcttttctttatgtttcactgtggtgaatttgattacaacatgtcatggtgaggatctcttttggtcgtgtttattaggggttctataagcttcctgtactaagatgcctctgtccttctccaaacctgggaaattttctgctagtatctcactgaaaaggccttctaatcctttctccctctccatgccttcaggaactcctagaacccgaatgttgggttttttaatagtatcctgtaggttcccgacaatattttttagatttctgatttcttcttcttttctttggtttgcctgtttcctttcctgttctctgtcttctaagtctgatattctctcttctgcttcgcccattctgtttttaaggctctctaatgtgtttgtcatttgatctattgaactcttcatttcattatgatttctagtcactatcagagtttcttgttccactagttgtttcatttcattttgattcctccttaatatttcactttcacgagagagattttctatcttgtccatgaaggatttctgtagttcaagaatttgtttttgagaacttcttaatgttcttatcaattttttgagatccgcttcttgcatttcttcgatctcatcatcttcataatcttgaattggggtgtctttttcatttcggggcatcatagtttcttccttgttcttgttagcttggtttttgcgtttgttgtttggcatgttggagatatttggtttcttcactgtggtgttttttcttgttacactatggctctatattaagtggactgtctgctttcagtggagccttagaggcttgagatgagtgtggactgagagctctgtttggttcctcagggttgagggtgtgtcaaagatgacactcccaggttaggtgtggtaaatctctctctctttttttgatttaaaagggaagtaattctgcacagctgagcggaattggaggtagttagcaggcaaatgatatacccacaggagccagagatcggaagctctttcccaaggaccacacagggaatctgtgctgccctcagtgtgggctccaattctcctgcagtctcccactgggttgccaagttagatgctaatctcctgttatttcacccctccccccagagtcaggtttttctgctaggctcagggctggtgcagacctgaggtcgccctgcttatgacgtatgtccaaaatggcgcctgctctgtcttgctcgcctttgagaggtgagcggagagagagaaacttgtgtctgtatcagtcacttttttaatttttttcctatctctcttctagttagcctggtgaacttttccccacggagtttcaagccttgttccctctagcctcctctttccgcttgcccgctggtatctcggcctatggaggttcggctcacctcgcgttccagcgctggtgcgttgagtctgccgctggtgtcccgaacttgggctcccacgctctccacgcaggtccactgtgaatcactagttccggaagagtttcctctgctgtttcatcccctactcttccttgaccctgcagtatctccacttatattaaactttctctccccccggactaagtgtgctccctgcctattccgccatcttcagAAGGTAAGATTTCTGAACTTGGCAGGTCCACAGAGGAGTCTGGTGATGGTCATTTGGAAAATTAGATCAATCAAGAAAAGGGTCCTAGAACACAGTTGCTCATTCTTTTAAGTTCATTTTGTTTGCACCTTGACCTCACAGATGTCCATATTTGTACCTTAATTTAGCCAGATATGCCTTTGAGGGAAGGGATTGTGAAGTTTTTCTAATAATTTAGTTGTGGTACCTCAGGAAAGCTTGTGTGTGACAGAACTTGGTGTGCCCCCAGCAGGAGATTTGCCATGGGCTATTGACTATTTAAGATTCTGAAAAAAGGGGCAGCACTAAACAGAGTCACACAAACAACTGCTAGCATTTCATGTTCAAACACAAGGAAGAATGGCCTTTAAATCTTTGGATCTTTCAATTCAGCCACAGATTTACTTGTCTGCTCCTCAAAGATATACAGACAAGCCAAGGGCATGGACCATATCTTTCTTGTTCACTGTGTATCCCTGAAACAGAATGTGGGACTTACTAGGGACTCAACAAAATAATTGCAAGTGAATGATTTCCTCCTTAGAAGACAGTTTATTACAACCcattccttttgctttttattcaTGATTTGTATATTAACTTTAATTTTCTCTACAGCCTAGTATTAAACATTTTGGTCCACTTATTAGGGAAAAttttaacatatacaaacagTAAAGAATAATATTGATTTTTGTACCCTCACCTAGCTTCAATTATCACAAAAGTCAATTTCCTTTCACCTAGCTGCATACCCAATCACCTCTCACTTGTCACCATTTGATGGGCATCCCAGATATTCAATATAGTCATGTTCTGAACAGCAATATTTCTGTTGATCACAAGCTACGTcatcaataagttcatggaagatatagatccatatttcaaaattttttggagatgaaaaatttttgcaccagaataacttatcttttaattttaattttccatatGGTTTTTGAAGTTTGCTCATACAATGCTTTTCCCATAAGATTACAAAGGAACTAGAAATACCTGTCTCTTAGAAACAGGAGACTGATGCTGAGCCacgaggaaagaaaaaaatgcaaagaagaaaaagatgaaaaaccTTCAAGAAAATTCACAGTAAAGGACTTAGTAGAAAGTTGTGCAGAGATTAACAAGTTCTTTAAGAAGTTTGTAAACATAGAACTCaacactaaaatattttcattagtgGAGAGGACTGATCATAGTACACTGTTTACAAGCAGATTTAtgacaaaaaatgaaacaaaccaaGCAAATCAACATGGACATGTCACAAAAGAATGGTACATCCTCAAGAAGAACCTCAGAGGGCCCTGCAGAAGTGACCCAGGAGAAGGCACTGTAACCACAGAGGCAACTGCTCCATGAGTGTACTGCAATTGGAGATCTTCTAGTGGAACAAGATATGGAGCTGCCGGACAGTGATGTTAATAATCCTGACCCTGGGTACACCTGCCCCAGtgtatgtgtttctgttttagaaaaaataattttaaaagtgaaaggataCAAATACCTAAgaatatttaaagtaaaaaaggTTTACAGAattggaataaaaagaaaaatcttttgtaTAGCTGTGCAACTGTTCATATTTTAAGCTAAGTGTCATTACAAAAGAGTGAAAAAGTTTGTAaagttataaattttataaagttataaacaaattaaattaagctgaggttacttttttttttaacaaagaaatattttagtgaATTGAGTGTATTTTAGGTCCAAGTGTTTGTAGGTCTATAGAAGTAGATAGCACTGTCCCATACTTTCACACTCACCCTCCTCTACACACTCACTAACCCACCCAGGGCAGCTTCTAGCATCAAAAGATTCTACTCGTGGTAAGTGCCCTTCATAGGTATaccattttttgtcttttatataatattttactgAATATTTTCTATGTTTAGAAATGTTTAAATACACACTTTCCACTAATTTCCAATTA
The sequence above is drawn from the Lepus europaeus isolate LE1 chromosome 3, mLepTim1.pri, whole genome shotgun sequence genome and encodes:
- the LOC133755978 gene encoding glutathione S-transferase alpha I-like, whose protein sequence is MAGKPKLHYFNGRGRMESIRWLLAAAGVEFEEKFIETREDWDRIRNDGSLMYRQVPMVEIDGMKLVQTRAIINYIASKQNLYGKDMKERALIDMYVEGVADLNEMTIVFPMHPPGVKETKLAELKDKAKNRYFPAFEKVLKSHGQDYLVGNKLSKADILLVELLYNVEELDPGAITSFPQLQALKTRISSLPTVKKFLQPGSQRKPPMDEKMLEEAKKIFM